One genomic window of Fusarium keratoplasticum isolate Fu6.1 chromosome 3, whole genome shotgun sequence includes the following:
- a CDS encoding MFS domain-containing protein, which translates to MDKATEDPALHEVEKMENPANTMTTYANIMAKNKPNPRGPGYIKLYVLASVVFLCSTMNGFDSSLMGSINALPNYTGYFGLPENGNASTGIVFAIFQIGQMCGALFIWMTDWYGRTWHIFFGCLGVCIGTIVTSLSTTLPMFIAGRFLLSFFATCAHTAAPLYLVELAPAAYRGTIAGMYNTFYNVGSVFATSSVYACHKYLAHKGDIDWRLPLWLQMVCPGLVVLLIKFYPESPRWLVAKGRHDEAKTILAKYHTNGDIDHPLVALEMTEMVSAVDTEHEASWKDLFDLRVLVESRSSRYRLMLNVAFSWFGQFSGNNIVSYYLPIMLNGIGITDTDTKLILNIVYAVVGWTASIVGSRLHDVVGRRKMLITATAGMTVCLAIVAGCAAGYTKYGNKPASTVSIVFIFMFGAIFACGFTPMQPIYPAEVVSNKMRAKAMGTFKLTAGAAGFLNTFVGPIALSSIGYWFYVFFVFWDTFEMTFMYFFFVETKGSTLEELDVIFEAKNPRKASVEAAKARKRIIQQGRGSV; encoded by the exons ATGGACAAGGCGACGGAAGACCCCGCCCTTCatgaggttgagaagatggagaaccCGGCAAACACGATGACGACCTACGCCAACATCATGGCTAAGAACAAACCGAACCCCCGAGGCCCCGGCTACATCAAATTGTATGTCCTCGCCTCGGTCGTTTTCTTGTGTTCGACCATGAACG GATTTGACAGTTCTTTGATGGGCTCCATCAACGCGCTACCCAACTACACCGGCTATTTCGGCCTACCCGAGAATGGCAATGCCAGTACTGGTATCGTGTTTGCCATCTTCCAG ATCGGTCAAATGTGTGGGGCTCTCTTCATCTGGATGACCGACTGGTACGGACGAACCTGGCACATCTTCTTCGGCTGTCTTGGTGTGTGCATCGGTACCATCGTAACGTCTCTGTCGACGACACTTCCCATGTTCATCGCGGGGAGGTTTCTCCTGTCTTTCTTTGCCACATGTGCGCATACTGCAGCTCCTTTGTACCTAGTCGAGCTCGCGCCGGCAGCGTACCGTGGAACGATTGCAGGAATGTACAATACCTTCTACAATGTT GGCTCTGTGTTTGCGACTTCATCAGTGTATGCTTGTCACAAATATCTCGCCCACAAAGGTGACATTGACTGGAGGCTTCCACTTTGGCTTCAAATGGTCTGCCCAGGGTTGGTTGTTCTTCTGATCAAATTTTACCCCGAGTCTCCCAGATG GCTGGTTGCTAAAGGCCGCCACGACGAAGCCAAGACTATTCTTGCTAAATATCACACAAACGGCGATATTGACCACCCGCTTGTTGCCCTCGAAATGACAGAGATGGTATCTGCTGTTGATACAGAGCACGAAGCTTCTTGGAAAGATCTGTTTGACCTTCGTGTTCTTGTTGAGTCCCGGTCCAGTCGCTACCGACTGATGCTCAATGTCGCTTTCTCTTGGTTTGGTCAATTCAGTGGGAACAA CATTGTCTCATATTATCTCCCCATCATGCTCAACGGCATCGGCATCACCGATACTGATACCAAGCTGATTCTCAACATCGTGTACGCTGTCGTTGGCTGGACTGCTTCCATCGTGGGCTCCCGACTTCACGATGTTGTCGGTCGTCGCAAGATGCTCATTACCGCCACAGCTGGTATGACGGTATGCCTTGCAATTGTCGCAGGCTGTGCGGCGGGATACACAAAATACGGAAATAAGCCCGCGTCAACCGTCAGCAttgtcttcatcttcatgtTTGGTGCCATTTTTGCCTGCGGCTTTACTCCGATGCAACCCATTTACCCGGCTGAAGTCGTGAGCAACAAAATGCGAGCAAAGGCCATGGGCACCTTCAAATTGACCGCCGGGGCAGCTGGGTTTCTCAACACGTTTGTTGGCCCAATCGCTCTCTCTAGT ATCGGGTACTGGTTTTATGTCTTCTTTGTGTTCTGGGACACCTTTGAAATGACATTCATGTATTTTTTCTtcgtcgagaccaagggctCAACTCTAGAGGAGCTTGATGTCATATTCGAGGCAAAGAATCCGCGAAAAGCCAGTGTTGAAGCCGCAAAGGCCCGGAAACGGATCATACAGCAGGGACGGGGCTCGGTCTAG
- a CDS encoding Zn(2)-C6 fungal-type domain-containing protein, translating into MFHTFQSQAGDDPLPPGVEPEPPVRKVNRSCSECTRRKVKCDGGHPCSSCRYYKVSEDCVYRQRSKRQATSKSALDKATETLRRQAGVLQLLFPNHGLDELVDKDRADLIQLISPKPTRDQVNEERTLQSPDPLPTTGSSGISGDIEDVPSSPEDLSIGESGEEERHWHESAQDPATIAASDDINALSLAGDRHRRSYLGITSVSAVLKSLFRLCPTAKDLAVEQSQTWPGAPQDETRPLVLNRTPGALVAPDSLREQRYIGFYFEHIHAITPLVDEESFRSTFATGDGQSPAWLGLCNMVLTLGSIASGSDTAHIHYYNRARSYLDLDSLGSGNLESLQALCLLGGYYLHYRNSPNMAYAILGAAQRLAIALGLHRESPIRTDHKDSEAGQRYVARIETRRRTWWSLYCLDTWASMTLGRPTCGRWDTNTMNTLPPTLLGPDDHCAVSLRESSRMCHICNRLQDRFAQSTRIDTHEAQDLDSELQSWYDSLPAILKDTTDVPPRITVAREFLRNRYYSVRMILSRCFLLYRAHEDMKRHIPNLAESQMVDLCRAVAAEAIDAIALHWVPNRIQVWNSAWYLFQACLVPLLSIAMETSSNSTDSEPETVMAWRTMLNKALEVFVDMKPWMRASDRTPDIVAVLFQAVSQGAEGTIRTPSVTDAGAHVFGWADEQWTEMDWSLFLGDEDISHNLFSFT; encoded by the exons ATGTTTCATACGTTTCAAAGCCAGGCTGGAGATGATCCTTTGCCGCCAGGTGTCGAGCCGGAACCCCCTGTGCGAAAAGTCAACAGGTCATGCTCCGAATGCACCCGCCGAAAGGTAAAATGTGATGGCGGCCACCCTTGTTCGAGTTGCAGATACTACAAAGTCTCCGAAGATTGCGTTTATAGACAACGGAGTAAACGCCAAGCCACAAGTAAGAG TGCTCTGGACAAGGCCACGGAAACGCTTCGACGTCAAGCCGGTGTTCTGCAACTGCTCTTTCCCAATCACGGGCTTGATGAATTGGTGGACAAGGATCGAGCTGATCTCATCCAGCTCATATCGCCAAAACCAACACGGGACCAAGTCAACGAAGAGAGAACATTACAATCACCCGACCCACTGCCCACGACCGGATCATCTGGGATCTCAGGGGACATTGAAGATGTACCAAGCTCGCCCGAGGACTTGAGCATCGGGGAGtcaggcgaggaggagaggcatTGGCATGAGTCAGCTCAGGATCCCGCCACCATCGCAGCCAGCGAtgacatcaacgccctcagCCTCGCTGGTGACCGACATCGGCGCTCATATTTAGGAATTACATCTGTGAGCGCAGTGCTGAAATCTTTGTTTCGCCTTTGTCCAACTGCGAAGGATCTTGCTGTCGAACAATCCCAGACCTGGCCCGGCGCTCCGCAAGATGAGACTCGACCGCTCGTACTGAACCGTACGCCTGGTGCCCTCGTGGCACCCGATTCTCTGCGTGAGCAACGCTATATCGGCTTCTACTTTGAACACATTCACGCTATTACACCTCTAGTCGACGAGGAATCGTTTAGGAGCACTTTCGCCACTGGTGATGGACAAAGCCCGGCGTGGCTTGGTCTCTGCAATATGGTCCTCACCCTAGGTTCCATTGCCTCAGGAAGCGACACTGCCCATATCCACTACTACAACCGGGCTCGCTCGTACCTCGATCTCGACTCGCTTGGTTCCGGGAACCTGGAGAGCCTGCAGGCGCTGTGCTTACTTGGCGGATACTACCTCCATTATCGCAACTCGCCTAACATGGCATATGCAATCTTGGGTGCTGCGCAGCGCTTAGCCATCGCCCTGGGTTTGCACAGAGAGTCTCCGATCCGTACGGACCACAAAGACTCCGAAGCAGGCCAACGTTATGTGGCTCGGATCGAGACTCGACGGCGAACATGGTGGAGCCTTTACTGTCTCGATACCTGGGCAAGCATGACCTTGGGTCGCCCAACTTGTGGACGATGGGATACCAACACCATGAACACATTGCCACCGACGCTTCTGGGGCCCGATGATCACTGCGCAGTATCTCTCAGAGAGAGTTCACGGATGTGCCATATCTGTAACCGTCTTCAGGACCGATTTGCTCAGTCTACACGAATCGATACCCACGAAGCACAGGACTTGGATTCCGAACTGCAGAGCTGGTACGACTCGCTACCTGCCATACTCAAGGATACAACCGATGTCCCTCCTCGCATCACCGTCGCACGTGAGTTCTTGCGTAACAGATATTATAGTGTTCGCATGATCCTATCTCGATGCTTTCTTCTGTATCGCGCCCACGAAGATATGAAAAGACACATTCCTAACCTGGCAGAGAGCCAAATGGTCGACCTGTGCAGAGCTGTTGCAGCAGAAGCCATCGATGCTATTGCACTTCATTGGGTCCCGAACCGAATCCAAGTCTGGAACTCGGCTTGGTACCTCTTTCAGGCATGCTTGgttcccctcctctccatcgccatggagacATCATCCAACTCTACAGACTCTGAACCGGAAACTGTCATGGCCTGGCGCACAATGTTGAACAAAGCTTTAGAAGTTTTTGTGGACATGAAGCCGTGGATGCGGGCTTCTGACCGCACTCCGGATATCGTGGCTGTCCTATTCCAGGCTGTGTCGCAGGGTGCTGAGGGAACCATTCGGACACCATCGGTGACTGACGCAGGAGCACATGTTTTTGGATGGGCCGACGAACAGTGGACAGAGATGGATTGGAGTTTGTTTCTTGGCGACGAGGATATTTCTCACAATTTGTTTTCCTTTACTTAA
- a CDS encoding Na-H-Exchanger domain-containing protein produces the protein MPVLNLSELNIVLSVLGAFTVLYGIISVKIKQAWYLGEALPAVFFGVLLGPLAAKFIESEKWGSAIPGQTNAITLGVARVMIGVQLVIAGYQLPAKYNLTRWKEMALCLLPIMTVMWLCTTACIMLTIPKVTLLAALVIGSCVTCTDPILSQAIAKGPFADKYVARPLREIISSEAGANDGFGFPFLMLATYLIQHADVAAAGDGAEAGRSAAHALMARAGEVGRLGGGPMEALKQWFIETWLYTIVLSIAYGVVVGYGSCKGIRLALKWKWIDNESYVLFPTALGLFIVGTCGALGTDDLLACFVAGSTLNWDGHYLHETEIRHDEVNSCVDVLLNFGGFMYIGAILPWSDFNDPTGTGITWSRLLVLGLLVLIFRRLPAIFAFYKLMPDVCTSWKEALFMGYFGPIGAGAVFYVEHARHLFPHDGEGDEEETNLVRAMGPTVYWLVLFSIIVHGLSIPALNIFYHYTGKAPIKDDAVELRRISMRVAPPANAVAGDGDNFIAYNRFSRHLGANVASLPIGRSTTEDQGFSDDEDLGKGRPSQGKKGGLTWV, from the exons ATGCCAGTCCTGAACCTCAGCGAGCTCAATATCGTGCTCAGCGTTTTGG GTGCCTTTACGGTTCTCTATGGCATCATCtcggtcaagatcaagcaggcTTGGTATCTTGGTGAAGCCC TCCCGGCCGTCTTCTTTGGAGTCCTCCTCGGGCCTCTAGCAGCTAAGTTCATCGAGAGCGAGAAATGGGGCTCCGCCATCCCAGGTCAGACCAACGCTATCACTCTG GGTGTCGCCCGGGTTATGATCGGCGTCCAGCTCGTCATCGCAGGCTACCAGCTCCCGGCCAAATATAACCTCACGCGGTGGAAGGAGATGgccctctgcctcctccccaTCATGACCGTCATGTGGCTCTGTACGACGGCCTGCATTATGCTCACTATCCCCAAGGtgaccctcctcgccgcgCTCGTCATCGGCTCCTGCGTCACCTGCACCGATCCTATTCTCTCGCAGGCTATCGCTAAGGGCCCCTTTGCTGATAAGTATGTTGCTCGTCCGCTGCGCGAGATTATCTCGTCTGAGGCCGGCGCCAACGACGGTTTCGGCTTCCCGTTTCTGATGCTCGCTACGTACCTGATCCAACATGCCGACGTCGCTGCCGCTGGTGACGGCGCCGAAGCTGGTCGCTCTGCTGCCCATGCTCTGATGGCTCGGGCCGGTGAGGTCGGACGCCTCGGCGGTGGGCCTATGGAGGCCCTCAAGCAGTGGTTCATCGAGACCTGGCTGTACACAATTGTCTTGTCCATCGCCTACGGGGTCGTTGTTGGATATGGATCCTGCAAGGGGATTCGCCTTGCTCTGAAATG GAAGTGGATCGACAACGAGTCCTACGTCCTCTTCCCGACCGCCCTGGGCCTGTTCATCGTTGGAACCTGCGGAGCCCTCGGCACTGATGACCTCTTGGCTTGCTTTGTCGCCGGCAGCACCCTGAACTGGGACGGCCACTACCTCCACGAGACCGAAATCCGCCATGACGAAGTCAACTCGTGCGTCGACGTCCTGCTTAACTTTGGCGGATTTATGTATATCGGCGCTATCTTGCCCTGGTCTGACTTTAATGACCCTACTGGCACCGGCATCACCTGGAGCCGCCTCCTGGTGCTAGGTCTCCTCGTCCTTATCTTCCGCCGGCTCCCTGCTATCTTTGCCTTTTATAAGCTTATGCCGGACGTCTGTACTAGCTGGAAGGAGGCCCTCTTTATGGGTTACTTCGGCCCTatcggcgccggcgccgtcTTCTATGTCGAGCATGCCCGGCATCTATTCCCGCATgacggcgagggcgacgaggaggagacgaACCTCGTCCGGGCTATGGGCCCGACCGTCTATTGGCTCGTGCTGTTCTCTATTATCGTCCATGGGCTGTCGATTCCCGCCCTCAATATCTTCTACCACTATACCGGCAAGGCGCCCATTAAGGACGATGCTGTCGAGCTGCGGCGCATTTCTATGCGCGTCGCGCCGCCTGCCAACGCGGTGGCGGGCGACGGGGATAATTTTATCGCGTACAACCGCTTTAGCCGTCACCTGGGCGCCAATGTCGCCAGCTTGCCGATTGGTAGGTCCACTACTGAGGACCAGGGGTtctcggacgacgaggacctTGGCAAGGGACGGCCATCCCAGGGAAAGAAGGGCGGTTTGACGTGGGTTTAA